The following are encoded together in the Vigna unguiculata cultivar IT97K-499-35 chromosome 2, ASM411807v1, whole genome shotgun sequence genome:
- the LOC114173468 gene encoding uncharacterized protein LOC114173468 → MGGLLHFFEFNQGRMAKKVLARKRHHGGLEAPRNSLDLQVQTPQNYCTQGELSCKYQVEEEGRSENNRYSNVGSMKKLINEELSKQSSTRQNAPSLVARLMGIDTMPLDTKYVVPSDKRMSENVGKKSSEKGVSRRGSVSWGSSNFNSSTQMDFESLYEDMDVDDNDDGWNKSFGEPRRRDHPQEEELQKFKKEFEAYQAARFQECSKVAEIGSVPRRLLVQENSNKEKVIHSDLVLHRAGAGKLADLDSHSFKTPPPEIYGSEYRGDMMELVPATQRKTFPPRSRTLSRDFEESLLMKSCNRLDTSASPTRIVILKPGPESISNHEENWTISTGTIQGRNSIEDFLEEVKERLKCELQGKIVKKISVVRGSGIETPYNEKPSDPKLIARHIVKQVRENATRDADTNLLHSESTGSFRSEMQFNGATSPEIISRDTRKFLSDRLRNVVRSEARAEFPEGKSRSLALDRYKDGLKQGGDIMKYASNWEISKEDTEIQTGSFRHELDENIFLHKELSPRNLVRSLSAPVSRSGTSFGKLLLEDRHILTGAQIRRKLEAVETMSVDVKKRKKDRFNIKERVSNFRYNLALRGRLFGRRVQSTVESRANEYGPMVRDVTSGPTVLMNCGERHENSTEVPPSPASVCSSIHEDFWRRTEYLSPISTPDVSSRDDTAVPQVFRDISSGLNELRRQLNQLESDGPEDFTMKQEASESDLDQLEDPAESYIRDLLIASGLYFGSWDKSLLRGDTFAKPIGNSVYEEVEESRRKWVKENDDSCIKDQNENKPDHKVLLDLLNEALSVVLGPPLTLSRFRRKLSNSSMLLPSGKELLNLVWDIIRVSIYPPSDISTYSLDTLVAQHLGSIPWSELINDEINILERDIECLITDDLVEELTKDICSKMK, encoded by the exons ATGGGAGGCTTATTACACTTTTTTGAATTCAATCAGGGGAGGATGGCCAAGAAAGTTCTTGCTCGGAAGAGACATCATGGTG GCCTGGAAGCTCCTCGAAATAGTCTAGATCTGCAAGTACAAACACCTCAGAATTACTGCACACAAGGGGAATTATCA TGCAAGTATCAAGTGGAAGAAGAGGGCAGGTCTGAGAATAATCGTTATTCAAACGTGGGTTCAATGAAAAAACTGATCAACGAGGAGCTATCCAAACAATCAAGCACCAGGCAAAATGCGCCAAGCCTTGTTGCAAGGTTGATGGGGATAGATACGATGCCATTAGACACTAAATATGTTGTCCCGTCAGATAAAAGAATGAGTGAAAACGTGGGGAAGAAGTCTTCAGAGAAAGGAGTGAGTCGAAGGGGTTCAGTTAGTTGGGGTTCTTCCAACTTTAATTCTTCGACCCAGATGGATTTTGAGTCATTATACGAAGACATGGATGTTGATGACAACGATGATGGATGGAACAAGAGTTTTGGAGAACCAAGGCGGCGGGATCATCCTCAGGAAGAGGAACTACAGAAATTCAAGAAAGAGTTTGAAGCGTATCAAGCAGCAAGGTTTCAAGAGTGTTCGAAGGTTGCTGAAATTGGTAGTGTTCCTAGACGATTGCTTGTTCAAGAAAACTCGAACAAGGAAAAGGTGATTCATAGTGATTTAGTTTTACATAGAGCAGGAGCAGGGAAACTTGCAGATCTTGATAGCCATTCATTCAAAACACCACCACCTGAAATTTATGGTTCAGAATACCGTGGTGACATGATGGAGTTAGTCCCAGCTACTCAAAGGAAAACCTTTCCTCCTAGGAGCAGAACACTGAGTAGAGACTTTGAGGAGTCCTTATTGATGAAATCTTGCAACAGATTAGACACGTCTGCTTCTCCCACCAGGATAGTTATCTTGAAGCCTGGTCCTGAGAGCATTAGCAACCATGAAGAGAATTGGACCATTTCAACAGGAACTATACAAGGGAGAAATAGTATAGAAGATTTTCTTGAAGAGGTGAAAGAGCGTTTGAAATGTGAACTGCAAGGGAAAATTGTCAAAAAGATTTCTGTGGTTCGAGGGAGTGGAATTGAAACACCTTACAATGAAAAACCATCTGATCCTAAGCTAATAGCCCGACATATAGTAAAGCAAGTCAGAGAAAATGCTACTAGAGATGCTGACACAAATTTACTCCACTCTGAGTCAACAGGGTCGTTCAGAAGTGAAATGCAATTCAATGGAGCAACTTCCCCGGAAATTATCAGCAGAGATACCCGGAAGTTCTTGTCAGATAGGCTAAGAAATGTTGTGAGAAGTGAAGCACGAGCTGAATTTCCCGAGGGAAAATCAAGGTCACTTGCATTAGACAGGTATAAAGATGGACTAAAGCAAGGAGGGGATATTATGAAGTATGCAAGTAACTGGGAAATTTCCAAAGAGGACACAGAAATACAGACAGGTTCTTTCAGACATGAACtggatgaaaatatatttctgcACAAGGAGTTGTCTCCAAGGAATCTTGTAAGATCCTTGTCTGCTCCTGTATCACGATCAGGAACATCATTTGGGAAGCTTCTTCTGGAGGACCGCCACATTTTAACTGGTGCTCAGATTCGGAGGAAGCTTGAAGCTGTTGAAACTATGTCCGTTGATGTCAAGAAACGGAAAAAGGACAGATTTAATATTAAGGAACGAGTCTCCAATTTTAGATACAATCTTGCTTTAAGAGGGAGGCTTTTTGGTAGAAGGGTTCAATCAACGGTGGAATCACGCGCCAATGAGTATGGTCCCATGGTGAGAGATGTCACAAGTGGACCAACAGTTCTCATGAACTGTGGTGAGCGGCAT GAGAACTCCACTGAGGTACCTCCTAGTCCTGCATCTGTATGCAGCAGCATCCATGAAGATTTTTGGAGGCGGACTGAATATTTAAGTCCAATATCAACTCCTGATGTGTCTTCAAGAGATGATACTGCTGTGCCACAGGTTTTCAGGGATATCAGCTCTGGTTTGAATG AACTAAGGAGGCAACTGAATCAACTTGAATCTGATGGTCCTGAGGACTTCACAATGAAACAGGAGGCCTCTGAGTCTGACTTGGATCAACTAGAGGATCCAGCGGAATCATACATAAGAGATCTACTTATTGCATCTGGACTGTACTTTGGTTCATGGGATAAGTCTTTGTTAAGAGGGGACACATTTGCAAAGCCTATTGGCAACTCAGTTTATGAAGAAGTGGAAGAATCTCGTAGGAAATGGGTCAAGGAAAATGATGACAGCTGCATCAAGGATCAGAATGAGAATAAACCAGACCACAAAGTTTTGCTTGATCTGTTAAATGAGGCACTTTCAGTTGTTCTCGGACCTCCATTGACACTGTCCAGATTCAGAAGAAAATTAAGTAACTCTTCCATGTTGCTACCTTCTGGAAAGGAACTATTGAACTTAGTGTGGGACATTATCCGTGTTTCTATATATCCTCCATCTGACATATCTACTTATTCACTTGATACTTTGGTGGCTCAACACCTAGGATCCATCCCCTGGTCTGAACTAATAAACGATGAGATCAATATTTTGGAAAGAGATATAGAATGTCTAATAACTGATGATCTGGTTGAAGAACTCACAAAGGATATATGTTCTAAGATGAAGTGA
- the LOC114173150 gene encoding uncharacterized protein LOC114173150, with the protein MIEFSKSNVKYTYVHDQKYSSEVVDIHHIILRRSNAKYFFMYTTTLLVLACALYLYVYKEKTISLVYCSFLFDIFLVKSLLGKPIKKESVVIMPAFGVQLETHYVSGNVIRFFVPIDKILKPVLIECVTPVTCYWTLSLIIRGESEMMLVFKNLRPPVKILVPVWKALCAATGSKEETCAHAV; encoded by the exons ATGATCGAATTCTCAAAAAGCAATGTCAAATATACTTATGTCCATGATCAGAAATATTCCTCCGAAGTTGTTGACATACACCATATAATTTTGAGGAGGAGTaatgcaaaatatttttttatgtataccACAACGCTTCTTGTATTAGCATGTGCCTTGTATTTGTATGTTTATAAG GAAAAAACAATTAGTCTCGTGTATTGTAGCTTTCTTTTTGACATATTTCTTGTGAAGTCATTACTTGGGAAGCCAATTAAGAAAG AATCTGTTGTGATTATGCCGGCTTTTGGAGTACAGCTTGAGACTCATTATGTGAG TGGAAACGTCATCCGATTCTTCGTTCCCATTGACAAGATTCTGAAACCTGTTCTAATAGAATGTGTGACTCCAGTGACTTGTTATTGGACTCTTTCATTGATTATTCGTGGGGAATCAGAAATGATGTTAGTTTTTAAG AACTTACGCCCTCCAGTGAAAATATTGGTCCCTGTCTGGAAGGCCCTGTGTGCTGCAACTGGTAGTAAAGAAGAGACTTGTGCTCATGCAGTATGA